caatgtcaaaattaaaaaaaaaaattgttttcaaaatcaatGTCGTAGCATTAAAGTATACATGATGACGAgtagaatgagtacccacatcactaCTTTTAAGGAGAGGGGCAAAaagggtacccccaaaattttataaaaaaattatttctttttaaatgctTCTTTagattccaaaatcacttgtACATGTAATTGagtattattttgatttttgaaaaaaaatttttaaatcaattgattttttttcttatcaatttgCAATAAAAGAACACCCAATGTCAAATTACTTCAGATGTATTTCAATAATCAACTTGAGAatgtttacaatttttgaaattttgaaatttaattaactattaataattttttaatccattACTTTAAGCAATATATAATcgctttttgaaaaattttttttttggaattgaaACTGAATAAATAGTGATTAACAAATAGAAAATTACCAATTTAAGCGGATACGCtaccggacctctttctcacactcagaaaaataaacaggactatctttgttgcactcgtagagtaaatgagaattttaaaacaatttttctcggagacgaattagaattttttaaaatacgaaatttctagccctatgttaaagtttttaaaaacgctaaagactctctattttaggtttcTAGTGTTTGTCcgtgaattaaattgaatcaaaaattgtttaccgttaccccttaaagtaggcgattaaactttttcaaaaatctaaagtgtcagtcgaaaaatgttaacgacttttgttttataataaaaactattcaaaattttttatcttcccttgcatccaataattatgtgaaatgtaatttttctttatgtaaattacttacaagaaaatttaatttaatcaaatttatttaatatccagaattttttttcaccttttttagaGGGTCCCCATTTGTCCCGcaagaaataaaatcttttttttaaccgcagtttaaaatgttttctatttactttgaatatcattaaaaaaaaataatttaacgtttaaatttaatttaaaatttaagcccCCCCCCCTACATCAAATTATAGTATGACCATATTGACCTAATTAGTATCAAACCCAAATATATCgatgttggtactcatttaaTGCAGAATTTTCTCACCTTTCAAAAtatctcattaatttttacccAAACCCAAGCCttggatattaaaataaaaaaaagaaaagtcgTGAAATTCTTtggaaaaataacatttttttttgtattattaatcactaaatatttacaaatattcatacaaactattttaaaatctcaattactcaaaaattattaactcaTTCTAGTAACATaacatgtatatttatatgtatatatgtatatttttttttttttgataataataataactattaaataattatggcAATCGGTGTATAATTAACGATAAATAGACTTGATGAGTAATTATTATGCTTTACTCAATGCCCACTCGTTACTTATTTTCATAAGTCATATATATTCCACTagacttttatatatatatatttatatatttacaataaaatgaattgggatatttatttttaaattcaataactaTTGACCCAATTCACtgtaattacatataaatatttttttataaacaaaaaaaaatatttacaataaaatttataacaaaaaaataattgggcggtaaaatttaaatattaaatgcaaTTATATTGACTCCATGTGCTTTAAATCACGCacattatataaaataccTTCTAATGACGactatattaataaatttattaataataataataataataataatgcaatAGAGCAATAGAGCAGTCTTGCctagtaatttaaattgttataaatataaatataatcaacAATTCTCAATATCTGATTTGGCATTGTTACGCTGCTTTTCCCAGTCGTTTATTCTCTTAAGTGGATAACAGATAACTGCTGATAAGAGTATTAAGGTAcctgataaataaaatgacgCGTCGTAGTTACCAGTAGCTTCCATTAGCTTtcctgaaataataattttaaataattattttaaacttatcggtcaatttttatctctatttatttatttaagctcTGAgctaaacaaaattattttttttttaaatttgattttgatcaaattcagttatttttgaaatttttaatcaccgCGCGTACCCGagttgaaatttaaatcgtagatTGCATTTACTAGACATtgaaaacgtaaattcaacctttgaaaacgtaaatagctgtaaaaatgtattttagaCGTAATTGACGTAcgaaaacgtaaataagaTTTGCGTAATCGTAGATTCAACCTTTCGAaacttgcaataaaaaattaaactttatgGAAAACATTCCATTGTCAAAAAAACATGCCTAGTAGCCAAAAgacgagaaataaaaattgttatcagcttttgaaaaatattttaagccTTGCAGGAGATAAATCTTCTGATAGCTCGTGAGTTAGTTTAGAGAGTATAGAGTCTAGAGTTATCTCTTGCAAGGCttcaaaatgattttaaaaagccgctgaaaatttttaaataaatgtttccCAGCTTCTAAATAGTCTGTAAGACCCAATGGAGCATAAGAAACTACCCATCGGTACAGAACTGTCTCACAAGGCCCAAAATATACCACAGCTGTTGAGAATTTATATTCTTGGTCTCCTAGCTACTAAGTAGTCTGTAAGACCCAAAAgagaaaatttctatttctcgtCTTCTGACTGCTAGACATGTTTTTTTGACAATCAAATGTTTCCgatatagtttaatttttttaattgcaagtTTTAAAAGGTTGTATCTACGATTACGCATATCTTATTTATGTTTTCGTACGTTAACTACGTCTAAAATACGTTTTTACAGCTATTTACGTCTTCAAAggttgaatttacgttttcaacgtCTAGTACATTCAatctacgatttaaatttcggCTCGggtagtaataaattttttttaatttggaaGAAATTTACGtgatacaaaatttgaaaaaaaaatttttttttttttatttacggacctgcaattattaaatttttttacgttaaatatttatactagtATCACATATTTGTtggagatttaaaaataaaaagccgcgatgataaaaaaaaaaaaaaatgttttattagaaatttataattttgattactGCGCGCCGCGATTCAAATTTTGCAGGTTACTAAATTAGAGTAATaaagttattcaaaaaaaaaaaaaaaataaaataaagagatATCGTAGCCTAGGGAATTTATATAGTTATCTGGTTATATCCTTTGTTAATTATCAGACAAGTAAATGTTTTATATAAACCTGCGAGCGGTGAACCAATCAATGCAGCTACCCCTTGAAATAGCAACAATAGTCCAAATGCATTCGTAAGTTTCTCTAATCCCACGAGCTCGACTACAAGAATGGATCTTAGTGCAGCAAAGGCGGctgaaaagtaaattaaaataatgtttattttaattttttaaatctttaagAACTACAGCTttagtattataaattcataagaaaaagtttaattttataattaatagctggaattaattaaaactctGCTAGGGCTGTGCGAATAGAGcgaatttatgaatttttcttattgaatcgaatcgaactatttgttgaaaatcttcttgattttcgaataatttgaatttcgattttcgaatTTCGTATACTCTGCCTGTTATAAAAACGATTAAGACAGTGGCTCATTCTTACTGTTAAATTATTAGGATCCAAAATAAATCAGTTAAATTAAAGCATTGATTAAAcgaatcagtgaaaaatacTGACGATCAGTGAAATTCGCTGACAGTTCCAAATATATCACCGATTGAATCAATGATATACTTAAGACTTTTTattcagtgaatttcactgattaTAGCAGCGTTTTTATTTCACTGAAGTTATCAGTGAATTTTACTGGTAACTTAGCTTCCATTTCACGAAAACAAACAGTGATTTTTAATGATCACACTAGTGTaaagttgaattaaaaataaaatgaatcagtgaaaaatacTGACGATCAGTGAAATTTGTGGCAAATTCCGAACATACCACTGATTGAATTAATGATATACTTGAGACTTTTTATGCAATTAATTTCACTGATTAGATCAGCGTTCTTGTTTCACTGCAGTTATCAGTGAATTTTACTGGCAACTCAGCTACAATTTCACGGAAACAAACAGTGATTTTCACTGATAACACTAGtagagttaaatttaaattaatatgaatcagtgaaaaatacTGACTATAagtgaatattaactgatgatcagtacttttttttcataatatacACGatgttgttaattaaataaaataaaatatgaataaaaaaaaaaaatactaacaaACACTAGATCCATAGACGGCAGCATAGAAAAATTGATATCCTTTAGAATGTGATAATGCTGATATAATTGTAGCGATACCACTAATACTAATTAATACGTTATTAACAACAAGTGCATCTACACCCGGCAAACTTGTCGAAGTTCCACAAACAATACGACCAATCGTGTTTGTGATGCCAATTGTTGATACCAAAAATGTCGCAGTTTCATTATCGAATCCATAAGACATACCACGATCTGTtggtggtaaaaaaaaaaaatttaactaaccCCTTGACATATCgttcgttattattattagtatcaCATTGAGATTAATCATCATTAATTAGgttcaatttatttgtttactaaCAAGTAAAatgagtattattattaagtaccAGGTAGATAAGTGAATGGTGCGAAGAACCCCATCATTGTTAGACCACCGCTGATCgcgagaataaaaaatgatggaCTCTTTAGTAGTTGAATGTCCAACATCGTCACTAAAATACGTGATACGCTCTCGGGACAAAGATAACATCGGCCACTTTTTTCTTCCTCGACATCTGTTGTTGTTGGTAATCTTGTTACAGACATATGATAACCCACTGAtgataacttaaaaatttaattatacatcagtttattaattttgtaaaaaaaaaataattaattagtttttttttgtttaaattttgatcaaatttaaaattgacttcAACAGTTGAATTTGTCAGAAAATTTCCTCTcatttgagtacccacatcgctatgataaaaaaaaatctattttacataattaatttccaaataaattaattaatcatcattttatcaaaacatatcgatgttggtactcattttacgcgAAATTTTGTCACGAATTCGATTATCACGGtcattttttccaaaaaaatttttctaaaaccaaaaactattttattccaaaatgaaaaaatattaattaattaattaatttttttcagttattcacaaaattaaaaattgacttCAACAGTTGAATTTGTCATAAAATTCCCTCTcatttgagtacccacatcactatggtaaaaaaaaatttattttacataattaattagcaaataaattaatcaatcgttattttatcaaaatatatcgATCTTGGTACTCATATAACGCCAAATTCGGTCACGAATTTGATTATCACGGtcattttttccaaaaaaatttttctaaaactaaaaacaattttattccaaaatataaaaaaaaaaaagaaaaaattacttgtgaTTTATAATGCGGTAATCGTGCAAGCGAGCCGCCATAAAAAATGTCATCACGATAAAACGGTCGTTGAGGATCTTTAGAGGTTGGCTGATGACGTTTACTTCCGGCTTTCTTTAATGATAACTGACTTCCATGATCACGACGACCGCTTATTGTGTGTCGACGAACTTGTAACTGAAATATCATACACATTTtttcataatcataatcataatcataatataaataatatacaacattattatttttcatcaaatatttattgaaatgaaaaaaaaaaattttttttaggtcattaaataatttatcgtactattaataattttatttgacaacATTAAATACtggtataataattgatttgatatttatcaattatctgTTGTCAGTATTGATATTAttgaatgataataaatttcttcatatagtcatatatatatatgtataaagaaATCATTACTTACTGTTGTAGATAATCGACCATTAAGTTTTTCTAGGTCACCCACgtcaagtaaattattttcttcttcttttttaatttcaatactCTTTGTTACATCTAAATCTGAATAAAGTGGCACTGACAATCTTTTTTCCGATGAACTCAACTGTAAATCACCATTCAATCCTAGTATATTATGTGCTGAGTGGATTgatctatatattttaattataattatcattaattatttatttatttcattttttttatttagaaatttttatatcaaggAAACtcatgagtaaaaattaaagtgaAGGTGaaattaagaatttattttgtttatagtGAGAGGATTTGAgggaatattaaaatatgtgacgacataaaaaaagattttatgagctaatattttttttttagacattttattttacgtctttttaaaaaaacttttggtATCTCTAGTCTCTGAACTATTaggtttaagaaaaaaacgatagagactttttttataggaaattaaattctgtaaaaaaagttactgaAATCATTTTAccgtatctttgatagtttaatcggaaattcgattttaaaaGACTGATAGAGCTTACGAAGagtcaagtaattttttatagaatgtgaatagttattttttaagatatcTCGTTAAATATGagacttataaaaaaatgataagaaatgttttttgtagagcatttaattctctacaaaaaaggtatcttgtatttttttttaaactcaataGTTATCGAGATATTTCGAGTTTAGAATCTCAATAGAAATTTTGAGttcaaaatttagaaaattagaTACGGAAATTCggagttgaaaattttttaggattTTGGGACCCCATGTGGTCGTCAAGGGTCAAAAGAATGCATATTTCTAGATCTTTGCAGACCCAAGTAGAAAAACGGATTCAGATCTTtgtagatttaaattattttttcgcgggaatatttaaaaattttcaaatatttaaaatcattttcttgcgactattcaaaatttctgaAGAAAATCTCTagcatttaattattagtgcCTACGTAGtagtgattaaataaatatttcactcAAAAATTGAACTTACTTGACAATATTTGGATTACTAGCGATGACTTGAGCGGCAGTAGGATACTCAGCATTATTATTTGTCCCAAAAATCCAACCCACCGCTAAATGTTGGCTGCCTCTCAATGAATGAGTAGAAACACTTTTCCCATTAACCAGCGGGCTTTTAACTTCTTCACGAATTCTTTCTTGATTAACTTCAGACTTCTTAACTTTTATTCGCGAGGGTTTCAGTGGCCGAAACATTGCGCCGCAAATCGCGCAATTTAATAACATTCCtaaaacaaattatatttattcaaaaatttttcaattatatatttatatattgtttgtaatttatattatgtatGACAAACCAGATTGAATAAGTAAGGCTTGCcgccaattaaaatttttaactaaaatttgaGATACAGGCGCAAGAATAAATGCTCCAATACCGGAACCACAAACCGCGATACCGGTTGCTAATGCTCTCCATctctcaaaataaaatccagctGTTATTACTGCTGGTACATAAATTAATCCTGCACCTATTCCACctaaaagtttaataataaaaaaatttatttaaagtaaaactggctaaaattaaaagtaaaaattttttgttacttttacttaaaattgtGGCTAAACTATTGAACTTACGACCAAAGTCCAAAgcaacttttttgtagagaatttaattttctatcaaaatgtattaatacatatttctcatatttttaatagtttagtcacaatttaagtttaaagataaaaaaatatttatgtgatGAGAAATTACATGTTATGGATGAACTAGACACTTTAAATTGGAATTGCAAGTTTTCTATTAGAGATACGACAAAATTAGACAGaaacaaatttatagaaaatttaatttgctaaaaaaaaggattcttttattttttttgtaaactcaatatttaatgagttatttaaacttaagctgattacaattttatttta
This window of the Microplitis mediator isolate UGA2020A chromosome 8, iyMicMedi2.1, whole genome shotgun sequence genome carries:
- the LOC130673331 gene encoding monocarboxylate transporter 14-like, which produces MAPSSTTESKSDCCESTKHPPENLKNGNGKNNEEIQLEDCNDTDSEVEVDMVVPPDGGWGWVIVAASFMCNVIVDGIIFSFGTFLDPIAQEFKVSKSRVAFASSLQTGFYLMAGPFVSALANRYGFRSVAIVGSFISCLAFVLSYFSTSIEFLYFSYGLIGGIGAGLIYVPAVITAGFYFERWRALATGIAVCGSGIGAFILAPVSQILVKNFNWRQALLIQSGMLLNCAICGAMFRPLKPSRIKVKKSEVNQERIREEVKSPLVNGKSVSTHSLRGSQHLAVGWIFGTNNNAEYPTAAQVIASNPNIVKSIHSAHNILGLNGDLQLSSSEKRLSVPLYSDLDVTKSIEIKKEEENNLLDVGDLEKLNGRLSTTLQVRRHTISGRRDHGSQLSLKKAGSKRHQPTSKDPQRPFYRDDIFYGGSLARLPHYKSQLSSVGYHMSVTRLPTTTDVEEEKSGRCYLCPESVSRILVTMLDIQLLKSPSFFILAISGGLTMMGFFAPFTYLPDRGMSYGFDNETATFLVSTIGITNTIGRIVCGTSTSLPGVDALVVNNVLISISGIATIISALSHSKGYQFFYAAVYGSSVSAFAALRSILVVELVGLEKLTNAFGLLLLFQGVAALIGSPLAGKLMEATGNYDASFYLSGTLILLSAVICYPLKRINDWEKQRNNAKSDIENC